The window CGGAGTGTGCCCGGGACCCGAACCGGCCCCGGGCACACGTCACGCTCAGTCGGTCACGGTGCCGTCGGCGAACGGCAACTCGACCGGCTCCCACACACCGGGCAGGAAGAGCAGCCCCTGGAACCGGACGTGCTCGGCGCCCTCGGCCTGGCCGTCGGCGACGGTCGGCACGGTGAAGTCGATCGAGGTGGTGCCCGGCGGGATCTCCAGGTACGGCTGGAGGTCCGTCGACGACAGCGGTCGCGACGGCTCCGGGTCCTGGCCGCTGTTCTCGCTGAACCACGCCGGGTCGACGTCGGTCGACGACAACTCGGGGCCGGTGGCGGGCGGCTGGGCCAGGAAGATCACGTACGTGTACTCGTCGACCGGCCCGGACAGCGACACCGTCCAGGTCAGCGGCGAGCCCTCGGTCACCGCACTGGACGGGGTGATCGTGACGTCCGGGGCGGGTTCGTCCTCCCGTACCACGACTCCGCCGTCGTAGTCGCCGACCACCGCGTTGCGGATCGCCTTCGCCGTCAGCGTGTACCGCCGGTCACCACCGTAGGTGGTGTTGCCGGGCACCGAGACCGGCACCCTGATCCGCGAGGTACCCGGCTTGACGTCGGCGACCCAGTTGGTGGTCGCGTAGGTGCGCGCGTCGGTGAGGAACAGCCGCACCTGGGCCGTCTTCGGCCCGCTCGACCGCACCTGCACGGTGTACTCGGCGGTCCCGGAGTCGCCCTCCTCGACGGTGATCTCGCCGACGTCGATCCGGTCGAGAGCCGACGCCCGTGGCGCCGGGGTGCCGGGTGACCAGCCCCAGGCGTCGATCAGCCAGGCCGGGCCGGCCCCACCCGAGGTGATGTCGAGACCGGCCACCGAGCGGACGTGCGACGGCAGCGGCAGCCGCACCTCCTGCGCCCAGAACGACGCGGTGCCTTCGCTGCCGGGCACACCGGCCACGGTCGCGGTGCCCAACTCGGTGCGGCGGCCCCGTTCGTCGGTGACCGCGACGGTGAATCCGGTGGCGGGTGCGTTCGGCGGCACGATCAGCCGCAGCGCCAGCGCCCGCGAACCGGCCACCGGCAGCGCCTTCCTCGGCGTCAGCGTCGCGGTGCGGGCGCCGGTCAGTTCGACCGCGTAGCGGCCCGGCTCAGGCCATTGGAAACCCACGAAATGCGGCGACCCACCCTCCAGGCAGAGCGTTTCCGGTTCGCCTCCCACCTGATCGCAGAGACGAGCATCGCGTACGGCCAGAGTCTCGTCCGGAACCAGGGCGGCGGTCCGGTTCGCCCCGATCGCATGGCTCAGCACCCGGGCCGGACCGGCCGACGGCGCACGCACGCCGGTGCCGTCCAGCAGCGGGCGCGCCCGGTCGTCGCCGGCGACGAAGAGCCGGGCCGCGGTCGCGATGTAGGTCGCCCCGGCGGTCTGCTGCTGTTGCGGGGTGAGCCGGGCGGGGGCGACTCCGGGCGTACACAGTGGGTCGTCCTCGCCCTGGAAGTCGTCGAACGCCGGCCCGATCGCCTGCCCGGGCGTCCACTCGGTGTTGAAGTAGTTGTGGTTCGCACCGACCATGTAGAGCGCGCTGTGCAGCGCCCGCCCGGTGCTGACCCCGCGGGTCGCGTCGACGAACATCTGCCCCTGCAGGTCCGAGACGTCACCGTCGCAGCCGGGCAGGATCGTCGCCGACGGCACGTCGGGCTGCGGGTTGTGACCGAAGATGGTCGGCCCGATGAGCAGCAGACCGCGGATGTTCCAGCGGACCCGGCCCCGGTAGTCGTCGTTCGCGGGCGGGTTGAGGCTGTCCAGCGCGGCCCGGTTGACGCCCTCGCCACCGCGCGAGTGTCCCATCAGCAGCACCCGGGACAGGTCGGCCCGGGGTGCCGCCCGGACGATCGCGGGCGCCTTCGCCCGGCCGCCGCCGGACCAGTCGGCCCAGCGCGCGAGGTGCATGCGGACCAGCGACGAACGGGCCTGCGCGCCACCGTCGGAGTCGGCGGTGTCCTGCGCGTTGATGCCGTTGGCCGAGATCGACACGGTGATGTAGCCCTGCGACGCGAGCAACCGCTGTGCCTCGAGGTAACCGCGGTGGCTGGGCACCGCCGCCGAACCGGTCGGGCACGGCCACTCGAGACTGATCGAGTCCGGGTCGTCGCCGGCGAAGCAGGTCCAGTGCCGGCCGTGCAGGAACACCGCCAGCGGCCGGTTGCCCGGAGCGCCCTTCGGCGCGACCACGACGGCCTGCATCTCGACCCGGGACGGGTAGGTCGAGAGTTGCACGCCGGGCAGGGTGTATTCGCCGGTCGTCGTCTGGTATGGCCCCTTGACCCCGGGGTCGACCGGGTTCGTCGCAAGCACCGGGGCGGTGGCCGGCGCGGCGGCGGTCAGGCTCCGCTTCGCCGCCGGGGCCGCCGCGTCGACCCGTTTGCCGCCGATCCGGACCTGCAGATCGGTCAGCCGGCCGGTCGCACCGGCCGGCAGGGCGAACGTCCGCAGGTCGGCGCCGCCGGTGGCCCGGCCGAGCAACCGGTCACCCGACCAGAACTCGACCGCGGCGTCGCCCGGTGGGATCGGTTGGTCGCTGGTCCAGGTCAGGGCGCGCTTGTCGAAGGACCAGCCGGACGGCAGTGCCCCCGGCGCCGGTCCGGGCGGATCCGCCGAGGCGGGCGCCGTCACTCCCCACAGCAGCGTGCTCGTCGCCACGGCGGCGACCAGAAATTTACGCATGCCCTCCGTCTTAGTCGGTGCATGCAAATATTCCGAT of the Actinoplanes sichuanensis genome contains:
- a CDS encoding S9 family peptidase, with protein sequence MRKFLVAAVATSTLLWGVTAPASADPPGPAPGALPSGWSFDKRALTWTSDQPIPPGDAAVEFWSGDRLLGRATGGADLRTFALPAGATGRLTDLQVRIGGKRVDAAAPAAKRSLTAAAPATAPVLATNPVDPGVKGPYQTTTGEYTLPGVQLSTYPSRVEMQAVVVAPKGAPGNRPLAVFLHGRHWTCFAGDDPDSISLEWPCPTGSAAVPSHRGYLEAQRLLASQGYITVSISANGINAQDTADSDGGAQARSSLVRMHLARWADWSGGGRAKAPAIVRAAPRADLSRVLLMGHSRGGEGVNRAALDSLNPPANDDYRGRVRWNIRGLLLIGPTIFGHNPQPDVPSATILPGCDGDVSDLQGQMFVDATRGVSTGRALHSALYMVGANHNYFNTEWTPGQAIGPAFDDFQGEDDPLCTPGVAPARLTPQQQQTAGATYIATAARLFVAGDDRARPLLDGTGVRAPSAGPARVLSHAIGANRTAALVPDETLAVRDARLCDQVGGEPETLCLEGGSPHFVGFQWPEPGRYAVELTGARTATLTPRKALPVAGSRALALRLIVPPNAPATGFTVAVTDERGRRTELGTATVAGVPGSEGTASFWAQEVRLPLPSHVRSVAGLDITSGGAGPAWLIDAWGWSPGTPAPRASALDRIDVGEITVEEGDSGTAEYTVQVRSSGPKTAQVRLFLTDARTYATTNWVADVKPGTSRIRVPVSVPGNTTYGGDRRYTLTAKAIRNAVVGDYDGGVVVREDEPAPDVTITPSSAVTEGSPLTWTVSLSGPVDEYTYVIFLAQPPATGPELSSTDVDPAWFSENSGQDPEPSRPLSSTDLQPYLEIPPGTTSIDFTVPTVADGQAEGAEHVRFQGLLFLPGVWEPVELPFADGTVTD